The genomic DNA TATGAGTTTTCAAAATCTTTTTAATGAGATTTTtccttggaattttttttttccttctctcctCTATTAACTATTGCAGTGCCACTAAATACAAAGAAAGTCAAAAGTCATATTCTACAAACCCATAACACACTAAGActaaacatttttattattctCTCACGTCATTTTCTccttcaaatttgaaattttttatcaagaatATGGCAGGTGAAAAAGAACCATCCATCTGTACTCGTATAGTTAGTTGTTGTTATTTTGTTCTCGACATATATATGTTGTACTCATATAGTATTACATTGGTTAGTGCAGTTTGAGGAATCTTAATCCCTTATGAAAGTGTACTTAATTGAGCCCAGTTTTGTAATGTAAGTAATATATTGTTTTGGATAGAGCAGAATTAGccaattcaaaataaaagaagaattaTTATGTAAAAGTTTGTATTTAGAGTTAAGTAATTAAAGTGGCAAAATACATCTCTTGAAGATCATATTAGATTTGAAACTCTGTTTCAGTGTTGGAAGCTATTCTATGTGATCaacaaaaatcccaacaaataAATTCAGgccaataaacaaaataaatgaccAAAAGAAGAAACACAAAGGAAGAAAATTTGGCAGCATAAGAAACTGGAGTGAAATTTACTAACCAGAGAGTAAGCGGATGGAGAATGAAACAGTACCGAGGCAGGAGAGAGAGAAAAccagttttaaaaaaaaataaattaattaactaattaataagatttggaaaaattcataaaatggTGCATTAATAACCCTTTATCTTGTGCAATTTATAAATACTTATAAGTGAAtttctaaacacaaaatcacTTTGCATTTAACGGGATTACCATATTTTGATGAGTTTTTTTACCAATGAGATGCACATTACTCTAGACTAGAGATACACAATTGTAAAGCAAAAACAATATATACACCGAACCTTACTactaccaattttattttttttgagggaaccgaaccttttttttttttttttttttttgtagaaaccGAACCTTACTACTACCAATTAATTGCTgtgaaattttcaaagaaaaaattaaccaaTTTTACATAGTTCCAAGAAATATACACCTCCCAAAACATACACTACTAccttaattaattagttttccAAACCCTATTCATCGTTTCAAAAGCTTTCATTGATAAAacactctctctttctctttgccTGCGACACATTTCTTTGTTcctattaatttttcttcttcttcatacatATTTTATCCTTCCAAAGATGGATCTGAATGCTCTTCTTCATAATGTCGGTTCCTTTCTTCTGACACTCACACTTCATTCTTCTGTTCTCTCTTTTCGAAGCagtgaaccggtccggttcgaaAACCTCCGAATCGCCGGTTTTTAGCGGTTCTGGCCGGGTCACACCGATTTGATTGCTTAGCCGATCCGTTAGCTGCCTCGAACCGCTTGCCTATCCGGTTCCCGGGCGGACCGGTTCGACCGCCCGGTCCGATccgatttttaaaactatgctttaatatctttatttatctattaaaagaattataaaaatttaatattttgaaaagagGCAGGATCCGACACTAAGTCTAAGGGGGGTGTATTCGATtgagatttcaaaggattttaaaagacatttttgttttataaaagtcttgtggtattcaatcaagattttgaaggaatgtaaaacattcttgtggtattcatttagaattttcaagattttttaatgagtccaaTGAAATCCAgtggtattcaattgagattttgcataacttaaaaattgtctatCGGTATTCAAAACTCtacggattttaatggattgttgTGAGTAATGGATTTTATGAGATTGTTTAGTGTAAAATGTACCTACTAACAATCTCACACCTAACCTTGAGATTTTGTAATACTCttccaaattcatttttttttttttacgtttcttccaaattcttttCTGTTCTACCGTAACAATGGCAggatatatattttgtttggcaAACTTTTGTCGAAATCATCATGCCTCTAACTTGCACTTTTCTTAACATAACTTTTAcgttcaataaaaaaaagaatgtacTGTATAATCTTGTGGTTAATTTACCATCTacctatatatcaaattattataaaaatcacaactttacgttcattggtattataataatttttctacttgcatTTTTCTAAATGCAACAtgcatttttcaattaaattataataatcaataaactaacataacttatttttaggtctatttattttgatatcatatgTCCATGATTTTTAAGATTAACCAACCTGCTAGTAGTATATTatctaatagtcttttttttttaagaaatattacactcattgattcaatattttttttcggtTGATTTATAactgtacttttgtttttgagattttttttgtctgtattgtatctttaaatttattgacccttttaaaatctttaaaatcctttaaaatctatatcatgaatccattaaaatcttgcaaacaatcttgattgtaaaaagtctttcaaaaaaagtcttttaaaatcccacaaaatcaatacaatccaacaaagtcttttaaaatcttcaagattttttctatcaaaacagtcttttaaaatctcaatccaatacacccccctaatTCTAATGACTTATACCATCTCAGCcgttaaattaatttaatccaATGGCATACATATgtcaaattaaaagaaataaaaagctaGCTACATACAATTCCATCTCGATCCTCTTCTCCTGGCTCTTCCCAAATTTacagaaaatattttcttgtttGGATGTTCATATAATGTTTTCCATCATTTGATGGTTTCCTTTCTTCTTCCCTGATCAtatattgttttattgcttGGAGTTCTTCATATCCCAATGTCCATGCCCATTTGAAATCTTCAATTAGACACGTCTTTGATTTAGATTTCAATGAATAGAGTAAATTCACATCACTTGGATCGTATTAGATAATCGTGAGTGAATATTATTCTTAAAGATGATTTAAAATTCAAAGCACTGGCTTTAGTAATGGATTGAATAGATCTGCACTTTgaaaaattaggtttttttttttttttgttgagaagaTTAGGTTTGGCTGAAGGCAAAATCAACGAAGGAGTTGCATATGCCTCATTGAATTTGACAAATAGGATCCGCtggattaaattaatttaacgGCTTAGATTTAGTGTAAATTATTAGACTTAcactggtgtcaacggatcctgcctcttttgaaaatattatttaagaCGAAtctaacaatattttatatgatattatttatctttatatattagtagaaaaatataatcaaacttTATCACATCAATAATGCACATTATCAAACATGTTATCTAATAtaggacggatggagtaataaggaaaatgctaactatGTCAGGATACACTAGtcaaagaaacaaatatattagaattgcattaaattttttaaaaaagagattgctttctattaattaaaacttttttatttttttaattaaaaccttGAGGCTAAGACACCGGGAAACATTACCCAACTAATAAtaccaataataaaaaaacagtaaccttgataaaaagtttaaaaaggtAACAATAATGGTGTCAAAAAATCTAGATCAACGAAGAAGGACCGTTGGAAGAGGTAAATTTGGAAGGGCTGCAAGACGCGAGCAAAATGTGCTGGATGGAGAGCAGAATTCCAACAACTGATCGGCTTGTTTCCTTTGGATCTAGTGTTCTTTTCATCATCTTTCTTAGTTCGTtttctcaacatttttttttttttgaaaaaaggttagAGAAGAATCTGAATGGAAGCAAAGGTGAGATGATTTTTGGTTTCCTAGCTGACGTTTATTTGTGTAGTGTTTTGAGTTTGGGGTGGTACTTCGGTTTCAAAGTGTTTGGCTAGTCCCTCTTTGTATTTTGTTTGCTGCCTTATGATATTTGGTTCTggatttttggttttattttatgaatttcttgATTTTGGATTGAAGGAGATGGTGAATTTCTAGGTTTAGGTTCAATTATTTGCCCTTCCATTAGGAAATTAGACGAGCCAACAAATGCAAAACATAGTTAGCACGGACAAGCCCCATTTGCATAATTAAGCtaaattttttaagttatttttgttaGTTATTTTTAATTCGTTTATTCGATGGGATCTTACAATATGTGTTATGATTATTCGATCTACATTTTTTCAATACCTAAACAATATTAGTGGGATCATGATTTTGTCAAGTATGTCGGACGGTTCATATTCAACCTAGGTATattgaatcataaattaaaaattaatcaacCTAGGtatcacaaattaaaaattaaaagtgcaTTCTTTAGTCAGTTTGATCAAGATCAGCCAAAGATATCTCAAATGTGTGATTACCTATCTACATGCGGACTGAATTTGATATTCTTTGTATGTTTTGAAATtgagtcttgttaacgagtgccccgaGGGCACTCGTTAAGCATACCAAAACAAGCAATTATTCTTTAGAAAAGTCAAACATTTCGATTTTCAATACATTAATTTACTATTTATagtccttaaagagtgccccgagGGGcattcgttaacatttcccttcgAAATTTTGGTGGAATTGTTCTTTATTTGCAAAATACTAGTGTTCAACTAACGTGCATTAAAATTATCCAAAGTAATACATAATTAGTGGTATGctaaatttcaaaagaaaaaaaagttcttgTTAATTAGTGCTCTCAGACATTCTTTAAggattttaaaataagaaaattctttataaaaaagttaaatactttcatttttaatGTTACCAATTagacaaacttttataaaaagttactattttaaaGTCTTAAAGAATGTCTCTGAGACACTcgttgttatttaaaaaaaaaaaaacagtggcGTGCcaaattatttgtaaaaaatagtgCCAAATTAAACATCAACCATATATATTTAGTCACAGATAACAGACATGTTCTTAATTACGTAAACTAAAGCCAACAGAAACAACATGAACACACAAATTACAAAATCACATGGTTCAATTCTTTGGTCATATGAGACACAAAGAAAACCTAAGTATTTAATCTCATAcgtatcataaataaatatacatgtCCAGATAACAGTGACACTCCCATGGCTCAACACTAGCTAGTACCTGCAACAAACCAGAAAGGTTAATCCAAATAAAcccaaaaatttcataatatatgatgctaattaaaataaaactattcatataaatatcaagaGTTTAAATTAAGTGTCTATAGATTGGTTAGCACGTGTTATATTGACCTCTTTGTTTGGATGTTTTAGGGTAATTCCGTGGGATGGAACcatgaattgaaaaaaattaatttgggaAACAGGTTTTTCATCCCTGCATCTATCTTCACTGAAAGTGCGTGCAATTGTATACAATAATACCAAGTGAATGTTTGGTTCTACTTCgacgaaaattgattttgagttaattgattatttaaaattgattctgacTAAAATGAATTGCAACTAAAGTGATTTgtgtttggatacattcatataaaagtgagttgaattatAACAAACAGTAGCTTCAAGTATAGTTACTTTtagatctaaaaaaaaagtatattgcttttagtcctcaaaattgattaataaaaaaaaatgtcaaacatgATTTTATAGAGCTAGAATGTTTTTGGCACTTGAAAAGCATTTCTAAGACATCTAAGTGCGAAATACACACTCACTAAGACTATGATGTATACTGTTTAATTGATTGGATGTTACCGTCTAAGAAAAAgagtttaaaaaaatgatttatattcgCTGATAAGTGGACATTGtttgagttttgtttttttttctttacaaaggagaaaatttgttttctttgtatACATATCTATTTATCGTAAACACATAAGGAAGATAAAATTAAGATGAACATTTAAGTATCCTGAAGTTTAATTGGATATGTATCTATTTGACTATCATTCaatatcatatgatatttttatatcaatttattttagaataaatttaaatttgaatgaaatttgtCTACACCCATAACCCTAAAGTATCTAAGAGTTTACCTAAATCAAATGATTATTTAGTGTAAAGATAAATGCAAAAGACAAATGTGAGAAAAAGTGCTCTAATGATAACCTTTTCAACCTAAGGTATGTGTTTGTCATGTAATGaataaacaaagaagaaaaccaAATTAATTTGAGACATGCATCAGTTTAGTCATACTTAGTTGTTTGCCACAAACCTTCCATCACAAGCAAATGATAATATAAAAAAGACAGTTCATGAAAAGGAAAATTGAAGCTACTATACCTTAAACTGCGATAAAAGACCTTGAGCCATTGCCTTCATTCATGTGGTTATTAATAATGTTTTCTTCTGCTTTGTGATTCTTGAGATCAATATCTGGATGAATTTTCCTCTTTAGCATCTTCTTCATCAGCTACAACATTACAAATCAGTTAAACCTAACCAATTAATTTCaagcaaataattaattaatggcATAGTTCAAATTCAACATTCAACACTATCATATCTACAAAAGTCTCATCACTAATCAAACTATGAAACACTGACACAGACACGACATTGACACCATTGTAAAAATGGAAGTTAATGAACGTAATTACACGTGTGAGTGTCGTGTCAGACAATAGACATGTCTTCGGTGTCAATGTTGCATAGCTTCCTTAACAAGGGAAATAATCTTTAACTACATATATAGCATTTAGGAAGTGCATGATTTAGTAGTAGAACTTACTTTCTTGATGTCTTTCATTGGACGTGCATTTTCCTTAACAAGGGGAATAATCTTCTTAGCAAAAGAAAATCCATTTTTTGCTTTAAGTTTTGGTTTTTCACTTGACTCAACCAAGACTTTGGCTGCAGAATAATCAAGTTTCGTCTTAACATCAGAATCAGCAAGGAATAGATCAGCTAATGTGatccttttcttttgatcagCTTCAACATCATTTGCCTCCATGATTTCATGACAAATCATAGGTGGCACCTCAACAATTTCCTTAAAGTTTCTAATAATcatttcttcctcttttctaGCATCATCATCAACTACATCATGGTTTTCACAAATAACAACCTCAAAGTTGTTCTCATCAAATGTATTGTTGATCAATGGATTCAGTTCCTCTTGTTCAACATCATAGAAattttcaacatcatcatcatcaacaactatATCATGTTGTTTTTCAGCTTCCAAAGCAAAGTATTCTTTGTGATTGTTCATGGATTTCAAAGGATCATAGCCAAGAGTACCAATGGTAAGAATTCCGTCTTTCCAATCACCGAGCATATCGGTCAAAGCAACTTGTTTCAACAAAGCTTGATTATCAGTGTTGTTGATTGAAGGTTCATTCTTTTTCATGTTTGAAGCAAATCCA from Medicago truncatula cultivar Jemalong A17 chromosome 8, MtrunA17r5.0-ANR, whole genome shotgun sequence includes the following:
- the LOC11446172 gene encoding protein TILLER ANGLE CONTROL 1; translated protein: MKIFNWVHKRFHPNNTLNDGFASNMKKNEPSINNTDNQALLKQVALTDMLGDWKDGILTIGTLGYDPLKSMNNHKEYFALEAEKQHDIVVDDDDVENFYDVEQEELNPLINNTFDENNFEVVICENHDVVDDDARKEEEMIIRNFKEIVEVPPMICHEIMEANDVEADQKKRITLADLFLADSDVKTKLDYSAAKVLVESSEKPKLKAKNGFSFAKKIIPLVKENARPMKDIKKLMKKMLKRKIHPDIDLKNHKAEENIINNHMNEGNGSRSFIAV